From the genome of Prunus persica cultivar Lovell chromosome G8, Prunus_persica_NCBIv2, whole genome shotgun sequence:
TCTTATTGAATCAAACTTGTTTCtcgcaaaaaaagaaaagaaaagaagggatGAAATCATGAAacagatgaagaaaagaaaccgAAACTTAGTATACCAAAGTTTCAGAGAAATTATTTTAGttcaagaaagaaacaatctttttcttcaagGCCACAGCGTTGTCACAAATTGGATTGAACAAATGGAACACATGGCCCTCCCCTTTTGCTTCTATGACCTCCACAGCACCATTCCACCCACTCTTTTTCAGTATCTCACTATAATGCCATCCTCTATCTTTCAAACCATCTTTCTCAGCAACACAAACCAGCACTTTCTCACAACCCAATTTCCCCAATTTCGGATCCTTTGCCGGGTTTAAAAGCGGGTCGTCGGATCCAATAGTCGAAGGGCAAGCAAAACGCCACACAGCAGCCATATACTCTTTTGTAGCTGCAGGTGTAGTTAACTCTGCCCCAACTGGCTCTGTGCCCCAAAAGTAAGGATGCACCAAAACAATCCCAACCAGCTTAACACCAACCAATCTCTCACACCCCAATTTCACAGCCATGTTGTGTGTTATATTAGCACCAGCGCTGTCCCCCGCGAAAAACACACGCTGGAAATCTGCAAATCTATTTAGCCAATCTTCAGAGCCGTTTCCATCAAAATGGGAAGCAACCCATTTGATAGCAGCCCATGAATCATTGTAAGCAGCCGGCAGAGGGTGCTCTGGGACAAGCCTATAGTCAACAGAGACTGCAACAACATTGGCCTCAGAGACTAAGGTGTTGACGTAGCTGTGATATGCTGGAGAAAATGGACTTTCAATGCTGAATCCTCCTCCATGAAAGTAAATGAGAAGAGGGAGTTTGGTTTGGGGTGAGTCTGTGGTGGTTTTGGGGATGAAAATTCTTGCAGATATGGCTGGTTCTTGCGAGATCACAACGTCCTTCGATTGGACGCCATTTTCTGGATTTGTTGATGGCGGAACTCTGTCTGTTCCTGCGAGTCTCTCAACTCGACCATCTTTGTATACTTTAATCATTGGAGAGAAATCATGGGCTAAGTCTTCGTTGCTCATGGTTTGGACTggagaaggaagagaagaaaataacaagaagCAACTGTGgaggcctctctctctctctttttcttatgCAGACAGCAGAGTAGAACCAAAAGTTCTATTTATGCTGGAGTCTTGGTGTTTCTATTTATGGTAGCCAAGACGCAGAAGCGGTATAACCCGCATTTAAGGTAGAGTGTGACGGCGTCGGTGAT
Proteins encoded in this window:
- the LOC18768776 gene encoding probable carboxylesterase 12; translated protein: MSNEDLAHDFSPMIKVYKDGRVERLAGTDRVPPSTNPENGVQSKDVVISQEPAISARIFIPKTTTDSPQTKLPLLIYFHGGGFSIESPFSPAYHSYVNTLVSEANVVAVSVDYRLVPEHPLPAAYNDSWAAIKWVASHFDGNGSEDWLNRFADFQRVFFAGDSAGANITHNMAVKLGCERLVGVKLVGIVLVHPYFWGTEPVGAELTTPAATKEYMAAVWRFACPSTIGSDDPLLNPAKDPKLGKLGCEKVLVCVAEKDGLKDRGWHYSEILKKSGWNGAVEVIEAKGEGHVFHLFNPICDNAVALKKKIVSFLN